One genomic region from Haloterrigena gelatinilytica encodes:
- a CDS encoding DUF58 domain-containing protein encodes MRLTIRGWTALFVVVVSLAMGWKFGPRALNAVVVPLAVVLLAGLVAVGRADRPGIRRAPVPEGFPGDRRTIELEFETSSAVSATVRDDVGEGVTVLAGDDGTTAIDDGAPVVDTTLEGDGGVGYEIRLEERGEHRLGPATITVSDLFGLVRRRFADEGTTTVLVYPRVYEVRSGPGSAIRAVTDALAGQDREAFDHLREYQRGDSLRDVHWKSAAKRPDADLVVTEYADTEETGSATIAAECAPDRGDELATAVASVAVHLLETDVDVGLALPNGDCEPGSGRDHSRRLLAAAARLEAGELEASRRAEADVVIRSDADGTRVVIDDRSIPFERLVGDPDRTTTPYDGPGASDRRGRDGTDGGPDEPEVTS; translated from the coding sequence ATGCGGTTGACGATCCGCGGCTGGACGGCGCTGTTCGTCGTGGTCGTCTCGCTGGCGATGGGGTGGAAGTTCGGCCCGCGGGCGCTCAACGCCGTCGTGGTGCCGTTGGCGGTAGTTCTGCTCGCCGGACTGGTCGCGGTCGGCCGGGCCGACCGCCCCGGGATCAGACGCGCGCCCGTCCCCGAGGGGTTCCCCGGCGATCGACGGACGATCGAACTCGAGTTCGAGACGTCGTCGGCGGTTTCGGCGACCGTCCGCGACGACGTCGGCGAGGGCGTCACGGTCCTCGCGGGCGACGACGGGACGACCGCGATCGATGACGGCGCGCCCGTCGTCGACACGACCCTCGAGGGCGACGGCGGCGTCGGGTACGAGATCCGACTCGAGGAGCGGGGCGAACACCGACTGGGGCCGGCGACGATCACCGTCAGCGACCTCTTCGGCCTCGTCCGGCGTCGGTTCGCCGACGAGGGGACGACGACCGTCCTCGTCTACCCGCGCGTCTACGAGGTTCGGTCCGGCCCGGGCAGCGCCATCCGAGCGGTCACCGACGCGCTCGCGGGACAGGATCGCGAGGCGTTCGACCACCTCCGAGAGTACCAGCGCGGCGACTCGCTGCGGGACGTCCACTGGAAGTCGGCCGCCAAGCGGCCCGACGCCGACCTCGTCGTCACGGAGTACGCGGACACCGAGGAGACCGGGTCGGCGACGATCGCCGCCGAGTGCGCGCCCGACCGGGGCGACGAGCTGGCGACGGCCGTCGCGAGCGTCGCGGTACACCTCCTCGAGACCGACGTCGACGTCGGTCTCGCGCTCCCGAACGGCGACTGCGAGCCGGGATCGGGCCGCGACCACTCCCGGCGGCTGCTGGCGGCGGCGGCCCGCCTCGAGGCCGGCGAACTCGAGGCGAGTCGGCGAGCGGAGGCGGACGTGGTGATCCGGAGCGACGCCGACGGGACGCGGGTCGTGATCGACGATCGATCGATCCCGTTCGAGCGGCTCGTCGGGGATCCCGACCGAACGACGACCCCGTACGACGGGCCCGGCGCGTCCGATCGGCGGGGGCGAGACGGGACCGACGGCGGTCCAGACGAACCGGAGGTGACGTCGTGA
- a CDS encoding hydantoinase/oxoprolinase family protein, producing MTETNSNPKTDNADETRTASTAETDRRTLRTDGGAPASSDGGGDSSESADGATRIGVDVGGTFTDVALSVEDDLVTAKVPSTDPQHVGVLEGLRKACDDAGIDPAEIDEFAHAMTVSVNALLERGGAKTALVTTAGFRDVLEIGRQDRPDLYDLEAEKPEPLVPRERRFEVSERTTADGVEEAVDPDEVRDLAATLRERDVEAVAISLLHAYADPENEERVVETLREELDVPVSASHEVLAEFREFERTSTTAVDAYVRPAIDRYVGRLVEESEDAGVPAPRIMQANGGIADPETVRDHAVTTTLSGPAAGVVGAAATVDDEDVEGLVTFDMGGTSSDVSLVRDGRAERTTDAEIDGLPIRTPMVDVNTVGAGGGSIAWVDAGGALRVGPRSSGADPGPACYGKGGTEPTVTDANVVLGYIGPETALGGEMTLDVEAAREALERLADEAGLESALEAARGVYRVANATMTRTIRSVTVERGHDPREFALVAFGGAGPMHAATLADSLEVDRVVVPRPGGVLSAFGLLAADESYDAVRTVGADLATADPANIEAVYDDLVADVLADASDPDAARVERAADCRYAGQSFELTVPADEEFDAETVAERFHEAHERAYGYALDEAVEVVNLRATATVPGSEPTVRHEGPGDARVGTREAHFPGAGTEPRQATVYDRDRLAAGSTVSGPAILEQAESTTVVPPTWAGEILADGTLVMTRGGDSQ from the coding sequence ATGACAGAGACGAACTCGAACCCGAAGACGGACAACGCAGACGAAACGCGAACCGCATCGACCGCCGAAACGGACCGCCGTACGCTCCGCACCGACGGCGGCGCGCCCGCCTCGAGCGACGGTGGCGGCGATAGCTCCGAATCCGCCGACGGCGCCACCCGAATCGGCGTCGACGTCGGCGGGACGTTCACCGACGTCGCTCTCTCGGTCGAGGACGACCTCGTCACCGCGAAGGTACCCTCGACCGATCCCCAGCACGTCGGCGTCCTCGAGGGCCTGCGCAAGGCCTGCGACGACGCGGGGATCGACCCCGCCGAGATCGACGAGTTCGCCCACGCGATGACCGTCTCGGTCAACGCCCTGCTCGAGCGCGGCGGCGCGAAGACCGCCCTCGTGACCACCGCGGGCTTCCGCGACGTCCTCGAGATCGGCCGGCAGGACCGCCCCGATCTGTACGACCTCGAGGCCGAGAAACCCGAGCCGCTGGTGCCCCGAGAGCGGCGCTTCGAAGTGAGCGAGCGGACGACGGCCGACGGCGTCGAGGAGGCGGTCGATCCCGACGAGGTCCGAGACCTCGCGGCGACGCTGCGCGAACGGGACGTCGAGGCCGTCGCGATCTCGCTGCTGCACGCCTACGCCGACCCCGAAAACGAGGAGCGCGTCGTCGAGACGCTGCGGGAGGAACTCGACGTCCCCGTCTCCGCGTCCCACGAGGTGCTCGCGGAGTTCCGCGAGTTCGAGCGCACGTCGACGACGGCCGTCGACGCCTACGTGCGGCCCGCGATCGACCGCTACGTCGGTCGGCTGGTCGAGGAATCCGAGGACGCCGGCGTGCCGGCGCCGCGGATCATGCAGGCCAACGGCGGCATCGCCGACCCCGAGACGGTTCGGGACCACGCCGTGACGACGACGCTCTCCGGTCCGGCCGCGGGCGTCGTCGGCGCCGCGGCGACCGTCGACGACGAGGACGTCGAGGGGCTGGTCACCTTCGACATGGGCGGCACCTCGAGCGACGTGAGCCTCGTCCGGGACGGCCGCGCGGAGCGGACGACCGACGCCGAGATCGACGGCCTCCCGATCCGAACGCCGATGGTCGACGTCAACACGGTCGGCGCGGGCGGCGGCTCGATCGCCTGGGTCGACGCCGGCGGCGCGCTCCGCGTCGGGCCCCGCTCCTCGGGCGCCGACCCGGGCCCCGCCTGTTACGGCAAGGGCGGCACCGAACCCACCGTCACCGATGCCAACGTCGTGCTGGGCTACATCGGCCCCGAGACCGCGCTGGGCGGCGAGATGACCCTCGACGTCGAGGCGGCCCGCGAGGCCCTCGAGCGACTGGCCGACGAGGCCGGTCTCGAGAGCGCGCTCGAGGCGGCCCGCGGCGTCTACCGCGTCGCGAACGCGACGATGACGCGGACGATCCGCTCGGTGACCGTCGAGCGCGGTCACGACCCCCGCGAGTTCGCGCTCGTCGCGTTCGGCGGCGCGGGTCCGATGCACGCCGCGACGCTGGCCGACTCGCTCGAGGTCGACCGCGTCGTCGTCCCGCGACCGGGCGGGGTCCTCTCGGCCTTCGGCCTGCTCGCGGCCGACGAGAGCTACGACGCCGTTCGGACGGTGGGCGCGGATCTCGCGACCGCCGATCCCGCGAATATCGAGGCCGTCTACGACGACCTCGTCGCGGACGTCCTCGCCGACGCCTCCGACCCCGACGCGGCGCGGGTCGAACGCGCGGCCGACTGCCGCTACGCGGGCCAGAGCTTCGAACTGACCGTCCCCGCCGACGAGGAGTTCGACGCGGAGACCGTCGCAGAGCGGTTCCACGAGGCCCACGAGCGCGCGTACGGCTACGCGTTAGACGAGGCCGTCGAGGTCGTCAACCTCCGCGCGACGGCGACCGTGCCGGGATCGGAGCCGACCGTCCGCCACGAGGGGCCGGGCGACGCGCGCGTCGGGACGCGGGAGGCCCACTTCCCCGGCGCCGGCACCGAGCCGCGGCAGGCGACGGTGTACGACCGAGACCGCCTCGCGGCCGGGTCGACGGTCTCCGGTCCGGCGATCCTCGAGCAGGCCGAGAGCACGACCGTCGTCCCGCCGACCTGGGCGGGCGAGATCCTCGCGGACGGCACCCTCGTCATGACGCGAGGGGGTGATTCCCAATGA
- a CDS encoding hydantoinase B/oxoprolinase family protein produces the protein MTPDTNETADATTEPDESNATDADGIDPVTLEVLRNQLESVAEEMGQTLIRGAYSPNIKERRDCSTALFDAEGRMIAQAEHIPVHLGAMPAAVDAVLEYDPQPGDVFILNDPFRGGTHLPDVTMVSPIAPGVDGADGAGDESDIVGYAVSRAHHADVGGMTPGSMPAGAQEIYQEGLRLPPTRIVEGGEPREEVRSLVLANVRNPGERRADLRAQQAANERAEERLAALFDEHGRETVLEGFDAVIDYSRERIEDEIRKLPDGTYEATDVLEGDGVTDEDVEITVAVTIDGATIDVDFAGTDGQLDGNLNAPLAVAKSAVYFVVRCITDPEIPPNHGCYEPVDVRAPAGTLLNPESPAAVVGGNVETSQRVTDVVFTAFAEAAPDRVPAQGQGTMNNLTIGARDGSFTYYETIGGGFGARADRDGMDGVQVGMTNTLNTPVESLETEYPLRVERYALRPESGGRGRQRGGLGLERTVTVEQPATVSLLTERRRHAPKGVAGGESGATGENLIDGEEVAAKTTVDVAAGTTVTVRTPGGGGHGDPAERDADALEADRAAGKTTDADGEGDGG, from the coding sequence ATGACGCCAGATACCAACGAGACCGCGGACGCGACGACCGAACCTGACGAATCGAACGCGACGGACGCCGACGGCATCGATCCGGTGACCCTCGAGGTGCTGCGCAACCAGCTCGAGAGCGTCGCCGAAGAGATGGGCCAGACGCTGATCCGCGGCGCCTACTCGCCGAACATCAAGGAGCGCCGGGACTGCTCGACCGCCCTGTTCGACGCCGAAGGGCGGATGATCGCGCAGGCCGAGCACATTCCCGTCCACCTGGGCGCGATGCCCGCGGCCGTCGACGCCGTCCTCGAGTACGACCCCCAACCCGGCGACGTGTTCATCCTGAACGACCCCTTCCGAGGGGGGACGCACCTGCCGGACGTGACGATGGTGTCGCCGATCGCGCCCGGCGTCGACGGCGCGGACGGTGCGGGCGACGAGAGCGATATCGTCGGCTACGCGGTCTCGCGGGCCCACCACGCCGACGTCGGCGGGATGACCCCCGGCAGCATGCCCGCCGGCGCCCAGGAGATCTACCAGGAGGGGCTTCGCCTGCCGCCGACGCGGATCGTCGAGGGCGGCGAGCCCCGGGAAGAGGTCCGCTCGCTCGTGCTCGCGAACGTCCGCAACCCCGGCGAGCGCCGCGCCGACCTCCGGGCCCAGCAGGCGGCCAACGAGCGCGCCGAGGAACGCCTCGCCGCGCTGTTCGACGAGCACGGCCGCGAGACGGTCCTCGAGGGATTCGACGCCGTCATCGACTACTCGCGCGAGCGGATCGAAGACGAAATCCGGAAGCTTCCGGACGGCACCTACGAGGCGACCGATGTCCTCGAGGGCGACGGCGTCACCGACGAGGACGTCGAGATCACGGTCGCGGTCACGATCGACGGCGCGACGATCGACGTCGACTTCGCGGGCACCGACGGCCAACTCGACGGGAACCTGAACGCGCCGCTGGCCGTCGCGAAGAGCGCGGTCTACTTCGTCGTCCGCTGTATCACCGATCCCGAGATCCCGCCGAACCACGGCTGTTACGAGCCGGTCGACGTCCGCGCGCCCGCAGGGACGCTCTTGAACCCCGAGTCGCCCGCCGCCGTCGTCGGCGGCAACGTCGAGACCAGCCAGCGCGTGACCGACGTGGTCTTCACCGCGTTCGCCGAGGCGGCGCCCGACCGCGTGCCGGCCCAGGGACAGGGGACGATGAACAACCTGACCATCGGCGCCCGCGACGGCTCCTTCACCTACTACGAGACGATCGGCGGCGGCTTCGGCGCGCGAGCGGATCGCGACGGGATGGACGGCGTCCAGGTCGGCATGACCAACACCCTGAACACGCCCGTCGAGTCCCTCGAGACCGAGTATCCGCTCCGGGTCGAGCGCTACGCGCTCCGGCCCGAAAGCGGCGGTCGCGGCCGCCAGCGCGGCGGGCTGGGCCTCGAGCGCACCGTCACCGTCGAGCAGCCGGCGACGGTGTCGCTGCTGACCGAGCGCCGCCGTCACGCGCCAAAGGGCGTCGCCGGCGGCGAGAGCGGCGCGACCGGCGAGAACCTGATCGACGGCGAGGAAGTCGCCGCGAAGACGACCGTCGACGTGGCGGCGGGAACGACCGTGACCGTCCGAACGCCCGGCGGGGGCGGCCACGGCGATCCCGCCGAGCGCGACGCGGACGCGCTCGAGGCGGATCGCGCGGCCGGGAAGACGACCGACGCGGACGGCGAGGGAGACGGGGGGTGA
- a CDS encoding DUF7573 domain-containing protein, whose translation MTDDATLTDFFESEGTEDDAREDEVDANADADPDPDPDSSDADASQSGFEDGSPEQRRSADGDREQRDGTESTDGVVDVETAATDEDATDDKATDDDPIDEGPIGDTGLSTYGWGEYTCHRCASDTDRVWREDGVLVCPDCKNW comes from the coding sequence GTGACCGACGACGCGACACTCACGGATTTTTTCGAGTCCGAAGGCACCGAGGACGACGCTCGAGAGGACGAGGTGGACGCGAACGCGGACGCTGATCCGGATCCGGACCCGGACTCGAGCGACGCCGACGCATCGCAGTCGGGATTCGAAGACGGAAGCCCGGAGCAGCGGCGGTCAGCGGACGGCGATCGGGAACAGCGGGACGGGACCGAGTCCACTGACGGCGTAGTTGACGTCGAGACCGCCGCGACCGACGAAGACGCGACCGACGACAAAGCGACCGACGACGACCCAATCGACGAGGGACCGATCGGCGATACCGGCCTCTCGACGTACGGCTGGGGCGAGTACACCTGTCACCGCTGTGCGAGCGACACCGACCGCGTCTGGCGCGAGGACGGCGTCCTCGTCTGCCCGGACTGCAAAAACTGGTAG
- a CDS encoding class I SAM-dependent methyltransferase: protein MDATDSAYVCRRCGQGLSRRDGELACPNCGVTVPIADGIPRFPVPAAVDNAAHETFFDRLAPVYETPVWFQPLYRFVGGATAPRDDRSTIASMLALEAEFATEPAAEGDTEAPSVLDVACGTGRITRRVARDAASVLGVDISGGMLERARRYAVREGLGNVAFARMSADELWIDDGAFDRVACCWALHLFPDVDAALAELRRVLRPGGRLVGTTIVDEYVLGAAPVRAVARLTVGAEPFDVDSFRDRLREAGFSHLEFDRRGAALFFRARAE, encoded by the coding sequence ATGGACGCGACCGATTCGGCGTACGTCTGCCGACGCTGCGGCCAGGGGTTGTCGCGACGGGACGGCGAGTTGGCCTGTCCGAACTGCGGCGTGACGGTTCCGATCGCGGACGGGATTCCGCGCTTTCCGGTCCCTGCTGCTGTGGACAACGCAGCACATGAGACGTTCTTCGACCGGCTGGCACCCGTCTACGAGACGCCGGTCTGGTTCCAGCCGCTGTACCGCTTCGTCGGCGGCGCGACCGCGCCGCGAGACGACCGCTCGACGATCGCGTCGATGCTCGCCCTCGAGGCCGAATTCGCGACCGAACCCGCGGCTGAAGGAGACACGGAAGCACCGAGCGTGCTCGACGTCGCCTGCGGCACGGGCCGGATCACCCGCCGCGTCGCCCGCGACGCCGCGTCAGTGCTGGGAGTCGACATCTCCGGTGGCATGCTCGAGCGGGCACGGCGGTACGCCGTCCGCGAGGGGCTCGGGAACGTCGCGTTCGCGCGGATGAGCGCCGACGAACTGTGGATTGACGACGGCGCGTTCGACCGGGTCGCCTGCTGCTGGGCGCTGCACCTCTTCCCCGACGTCGACGCGGCGCTGGCCGAACTGCGGCGCGTCCTCCGGCCCGGCGGCCGGCTCGTCGGGACGACGATCGTCGACGAGTACGTGCTCGGCGCGGCGCCCGTGCGAGCGGTCGCGCGACTGACGGTCGGCGCCGAACCGTTCGACGTCGACTCGTTTCGCGACCGCCTCCGCGAGGCGGGGTTCTCGCACCTCGAGTTCGACCGCCGCGGGGCGGCGCTGTTCTTCCGGGCGCGCGCCGAGTAG
- a CDS encoding 5,10-methylenetetrahydromethanopterin reductase → MSEGGTEDATWAIELTPEHPPDRIAGLAARAEAVGFDAAFASSHYFNRDPFVVLSRMASATDDLRLGPGVVNPYETHPVKLAAQTATIDEVSDGRAVFGVGAGDRSSLANLGVERDRPLRRVLETFDLARDLWDGETVTHEGTFTARDASLNLEPAGEIPVYVGAQGPHMLRMSAKHADGVLINAAHPRDLEWAADELEKGLADRPDDRGAFESLAFASVSVAGEEAAAREAARPPVAFIAGGAADPVLERHDIDRDAAEDVGAALERGDLNEAFGRVTPEMIDAFCIAGTTETVAERFEAALEHVDGIVVGSPLGPDLEDAIERASEALATATDGEND, encoded by the coding sequence ATGAGCGAGGGCGGAACCGAGGACGCGACCTGGGCGATCGAACTCACCCCCGAGCATCCGCCCGACCGCATCGCCGGCCTAGCGGCGCGCGCGGAGGCCGTCGGGTTCGACGCCGCCTTCGCGAGCAGCCACTACTTCAACCGCGACCCGTTCGTCGTGCTCTCGCGGATGGCGTCGGCGACCGACGACCTGCGCCTCGGACCGGGGGTCGTCAACCCCTACGAGACCCACCCCGTCAAACTCGCCGCGCAGACGGCGACGATCGACGAGGTCAGCGACGGGCGGGCCGTCTTCGGCGTCGGCGCCGGCGACCGCTCCTCGCTGGCCAATCTCGGCGTCGAGCGCGACCGGCCGCTCCGGCGCGTCCTCGAGACGTTCGACCTCGCGCGGGACCTCTGGGACGGCGAGACCGTCACCCACGAGGGAACGTTCACCGCGCGCGACGCGTCGCTGAACCTCGAGCCCGCGGGCGAGATTCCGGTCTACGTCGGCGCCCAGGGACCCCACATGCTCCGGATGAGCGCGAAACACGCCGACGGCGTGTTGATCAACGCGGCCCACCCCCGGGACCTCGAGTGGGCCGCGGACGAACTCGAAAAAGGCCTGGCGGACCGCCCGGACGATCGTGGCGCCTTCGAGTCGCTGGCCTTCGCCAGCGTCAGCGTCGCGGGCGAGGAAGCGGCGGCCCGCGAGGCGGCCCGACCGCCCGTGGCCTTCATCGCCGGCGGCGCGGCCGACCCCGTCCTCGAGCGCCACGATATCGACCGCGACGCGGCCGAAGACGTGGGCGCAGCATTGGAGCGCGGCGACCTGAACGAGGCCTTCGGCCGCGTGACGCCCGAGATGATCGACGCATTCTGTATCGCCGGGACGACCGAGACGGTCGCCGAGCGCTTCGAAGCGGCCTTAGAGCACGTCGACGGCATCGTCGTCGGCTCGCCGCTGGGCCCCGACCTCGAGGACGCGATCGAGCGCGCGAGCGAGGCGCTGGCGACGGCGACGGACGGCGAAAACGACTGA
- a CDS encoding cold-shock protein, with translation MAQGTVAFFNDTGGYGFIETDDADEDVFFHMEDVGGPDLEEGQEVEFEIEEAEKGPRATNLERL, from the coding sequence ATGGCGCAAGGTACGGTCGCATTCTTCAACGACACTGGCGGCTACGGATTCATCGAAACTGACGACGCGGACGAGGACGTGTTCTTCCACATGGAGGACGTCGGCGGCCCCGACCTCGAGGAGGGTCAGGAGGTCGAGTTCGAGATCGAGGAGGCCGAAAAGGGCCCCCGAGCGACGAACCTCGAACGCCTGTAA
- a CDS encoding AAA family ATPase, translated as MNDANPPSRTGTDRLAVSTVADLCAELEANVAEVIVGHEDVVEHVVTAMLGRGHVLLDDVPGVGKTMLARSIATSIDCEFRRIQFTPDLLPTDVTGVNVFNQQSREFEFQPGPVFGNVVLGDEINRAPPKTQSALLEAMEEEQVTVDGDTRELPDPFTVIATQNAIEPNRTYDLPFAELDRFMKKLHLGYPDPDEEAELLGRTVGHHPIESLEPVTDRATIVAARETVAETRVERPVREYATRLAGYTREHARVGVSPRGTIALLRAAQARAVTDGRDYVIPDDVQTEAPVVLPHRIKAGDRERDGATVVENALERVPVE; from the coding sequence ATGAATGACGCGAACCCGCCGTCTCGGACCGGAACCGATCGCCTCGCCGTCTCGACGGTCGCCGACCTCTGTGCCGAACTCGAGGCGAACGTCGCCGAGGTGATCGTCGGCCACGAGGACGTGGTCGAACACGTCGTGACGGCGATGCTCGGCCGCGGCCACGTCCTGCTCGACGACGTCCCCGGCGTCGGCAAGACGATGCTGGCCCGCTCGATCGCCACCTCGATCGACTGCGAGTTCCGCCGGATCCAGTTCACGCCCGATCTCCTCCCGACGGACGTCACCGGCGTGAACGTCTTCAACCAGCAGAGCCGCGAGTTCGAGTTCCAGCCCGGTCCCGTCTTCGGCAACGTCGTGCTCGGCGACGAGATCAACCGCGCGCCGCCGAAGACCCAGTCGGCGCTACTCGAGGCCATGGAGGAAGAGCAGGTGACCGTCGACGGCGACACCCGCGAGCTGCCGGATCCGTTCACGGTCATCGCGACCCAGAACGCGATCGAACCGAACCGGACCTACGACCTGCCCTTCGCGGAGCTCGACCGCTTCATGAAGAAGCTCCACCTGGGCTATCCCGATCCCGACGAGGAGGCCGAACTGCTCGGCCGGACCGTCGGGCACCACCCCATCGAGTCGCTCGAGCCGGTGACCGACCGCGCGACGATCGTCGCGGCCCGCGAGACCGTCGCGGAAACGCGCGTCGAGCGGCCGGTCCGGGAGTACGCGACGCGGCTGGCGGGCTACACCCGCGAGCACGCCCGCGTCGGCGTCAGCCCCCGCGGGACGATCGCCCTCCTGCGGGCGGCCCAGGCGCGCGCGGTGACCGACGGCCGCGACTACGTCATCCCCGACGACGTCCAGACGGAGGCGCCCGTCGTCCTCCCCCACCGGATCAAGGCGGGCGATCGCGAGCGCGACGGCGCGACGGTCGTCGAAAACGCCCTCGAGCGCGTGCCGGTCGAGTGA
- a CDS encoding coenzyme F420-0:L-glutamate ligase produces MELEPVTGLPEVRPGDDIAELVAERADLEPGDVLTVASTIVSKAEGRLADLEDYPVSGRAQEIADRIEEIAGEEKDPRFAQAVLDESAELLIDVPFLLAETRFGHICPNAGIDRSNVPDHDILLLPRKPSESAERIRAGLEERGYEDVPVIVTDTCGRPFRHGQTGVAIGWAGMPASRDWRGEEDRDGHELGVTVQSVVDELAAAANLVTGEGAGGVPAVTVRDWEFGDHGGSDELFRGVEDDLVREALREWEFDG; encoded by the coding sequence ATGGAACTCGAACCAGTGACGGGCCTGCCCGAGGTCCGTCCCGGCGACGATATCGCCGAACTCGTCGCGGAGCGGGCCGATCTCGAGCCCGGCGACGTGCTCACCGTCGCGAGCACGATCGTCTCGAAGGCCGAGGGACGACTAGCGGACCTCGAGGACTACCCCGTCAGCGGCCGCGCACAGGAGATCGCCGACCGGATCGAGGAGATCGCCGGCGAGGAGAAGGACCCGCGGTTCGCGCAGGCCGTCTTAGACGAGAGCGCGGAGCTGTTGATCGACGTCCCGTTCCTGCTGGCCGAGACGCGATTCGGCCACATCTGCCCGAACGCGGGGATCGATCGGTCGAACGTACCGGACCACGACATCCTCCTCCTGCCCAGAAAGCCCAGCGAGAGCGCCGAGCGCATCCGCGCGGGACTCGAGGAACGGGGCTACGAGGACGTCCCTGTGATCGTCACGGACACCTGCGGGCGGCCGTTCCGACACGGCCAGACCGGTGTCGCGATCGGCTGGGCCGGCATGCCCGCGAGCCGGGACTGGCGGGGCGAAGAGGACCGCGACGGCCACGAACTCGGCGTCACCGTCCAGTCGGTGGTCGACGAACTCGCGGCCGCCGCAAATCTCGTCACCGGCGAGGGCGCGGGCGGGGTTCCCGCGGTGACCGTCCGCGACTGGGAGTTCGGCGACCACGGCGGCAGCGACGAACTGTTCAGAGGGGTCGAGGACGACCTCGTCCGCGAGGCGCTTCGGGAGTGGGAGTTCGACGGCTGA
- a CDS encoding maleate cis-trans isomerase family protein, protein MTDADAPDTADVRGRLGLIVPSSNTTAEPEFRRSLPDDVTVHGARMALEAVTVGELDAMSDDAARAAELLGHADVDAVAYACTTGSLLHGPGFDAELEDRLSEAAGVPAVATARSVVRALEALDAERIAVVTPYTADLDAKEREFFEAAGFAVASIDGRGLEANTEIGALTPDDAVRQVLECVDGGGDGDELDAVFVSCTNYRSLAAVGELESKLGVPVLTSNGATLWDVCGAAGLEVDGIEGGSLVERDRH, encoded by the coding sequence ATGACCGACGCCGACGCTCCCGACACCGCCGACGTGCGCGGCCGACTGGGACTGATCGTCCCCTCCTCGAACACGACGGCCGAACCGGAGTTCCGCCGTTCGCTCCCCGACGACGTCACCGTCCACGGCGCGCGCATGGCGCTCGAGGCGGTGACCGTCGGCGAACTCGACGCGATGAGCGACGACGCGGCGCGGGCGGCCGAACTGCTCGGCCACGCCGACGTCGACGCCGTCGCCTACGCCTGCACGACCGGCAGCCTGCTCCACGGGCCGGGGTTCGACGCCGAACTCGAGGACCGCCTCTCGGAAGCGGCCGGCGTCCCCGCGGTCGCGACCGCCCGCTCGGTCGTCCGCGCCCTCGAGGCCCTCGACGCCGAGCGGATCGCGGTCGTCACGCCCTACACCGCCGATCTCGACGCGAAGGAGCGAGAGTTCTTCGAGGCCGCGGGGTTCGCGGTCGCCTCGATCGACGGCCGCGGCCTCGAGGCGAACACGGAGATCGGCGCGCTGACCCCCGACGACGCGGTCCGGCAGGTGCTCGAGTGCGTCGACGGCGGTGGTGACGGCGACGAACTCGACGCCGTCTTCGTCTCCTGTACGAACTACCGCTCGCTCGCGGCCGTCGGCGAACTCGAGTCGAAACTGGGGGTACCGGTACTCACGAGCAACGGCGCGACCCTGTGGGACGTCTGCGGCGCCGCGGGGCTCGAGGTGGACGGCATCGAGGGCGGGTCGCTGGTCGAACGCGACCGTCACTGA